CTGAATGCTTGGTATGTTACCGGCTACTGTTTAGAAAAGTTAGATTTTCGTTTTTTCAAACTCAGCAGGATTCGTGATATGCAGTCAGTAGAAGAGGCTGTCGATGTTGGAGATTACCCACTTTTATCTCAAGAAAAGTTAGAGCTTTTTTTAAATCCATCCAAAGATAAAGTTGAGGGCAGTAAAGAAGAAATAGAGCTAATTTTTGAAGAATCTGCGCTTCCAAAGATTTATGATCATTTCACAGAAGAAGAAATCACTGTTGAGCAAACAAGGATAAAGGTACATGCTTTCAGAGCATTGACACCGGCCTTTTTCGAATTGATTTTAAGTTTTGCTCATCAAGTAAAAGTCATATCACCAAAAGAACTGCAGGATAAATTAATTATTACTCTTCAAAAAAATCTTCAGCAATATGACAGACTGTAGTCATATTGCTTTTTGTATAATCTTAAATGGCTTGAAAATCTCATTGGTTGAGTGCTTGCCTAAATTATTTTTGGAGGTTCCAAATGGATACAAAAACATTAGCAGAAAGCTATTTTACCGCAGTTAATAAAGGTGGCTGGGAAGATTTCGTAGCAGAAAACTTTAATTATGGAATGTGCGATAGTCAGGAGATCAGGCAAGGGCGTGATGTTTATCTGCAAGGTGCAGGTCAATTCTATGCTTTAAGCCAGAATCTTGAAGTGAAGAAGATGCTGGTAGAGGGGAGAGAAGTTGTTGCATTAAATCGCTATCGCTTGCAGTCGCCACACGGAAAAGAACTAGAATTGGATGTCGCAGAATTTTTAAAATTTGACGAATCAGATAAATTAATTGCATCTACTATTTACTTTGATACTCATCGTTTCCAAGAGTTTATGCAAGGGAAATAGGCATGTAGAAAAGTCACAGAATGGTGGCTTTTTCAGTAACCAATGACTTCTTCAAATGCTTTATCGTATTATTTGTAAGTTTTCTTGCCAAGTGGTAAAATAAAGCCGAAATAAAATATGTTTTCCTAGAGCAATCTAATCGATTAGCAATAATTAATTTGACTGTTCTTCGTAGTCATATAAAGGAGTTGATTTTATGGCTAATACTAGGCGAGCAGTGGTGGCGCTGAGCTTAGGTGTTTTGTTATTGCTAGCAGTGGGAATTCTTCTGCAGGTTCATTTTTTGAGAATGATCATTTTGCTAGGTCTA
This window of the Streptococcus sanguinis genome carries:
- a CDS encoding nuclear transport factor 2 family protein, with the translated sequence MDTKTLAESYFTAVNKGGWEDFVAENFNYGMCDSQEIRQGRDVYLQGAGQFYALSQNLEVKKMLVEGREVVALNRYRLQSPHGKELELDVAEFLKFDESDKLIASTIYFDTHRFQEFMQGK